A window of the Pogona vitticeps strain Pit_001003342236 chromosome 4, PviZW2.1, whole genome shotgun sequence genome harbors these coding sequences:
- the FOXE3 gene encoding forkhead box protein E3, translating to MNLAGFSFFSDMCTMTADSLHSPSQGASPGSPALHRASPSGCKVEPLLIKAEPRGSPTERRGEQPAEEQPPCPGTGGSGGGRRRKRPVQRGKPPYSYIALIAMAIANAPERRLTLGGIYKFITERFPFYRENPKKWQNSIRHNLTLNDCFVKIPREPGHPGKGNYWTLDPAAEDMFDNGSFLRRRKRFKRTDLTTYPGYVHSASAFTPNPGPVARPGPCNGSAAVGYPSPGGGPLYSPGVAYGTQLPGLPQYPGTVALPPRMFSIDSLISSQQQQQQQQQQQQQQQQQAAAAALQASPAGTELGHPALGLNGAAAGELGSCHVANPEACFQAQPVSPGLLGRQPPAMSYPYSASPPGPLSVPPGAYSPPNAQLYGAPNRLALPPGRPATACAEHAEQLLGLAASQLNGLGQFGAGPNNSYMRQPSFPAGLERYL from the coding sequence ATGAATCTGGCCGGGTTCTCCTTCTTCTCGGATATGTGCACGATGACAGCCGACTCCCTCCACTCGCCCAGCCAGGGGGCCAGCCCCGGCTCCCCGGCTCTGCACCGGGCCTCCCCCTCGGGCTGCAAGGTGGAGCCCTTGCTGATCAAAGCCGAGCCCCGGGGGAGCCCGACCGAGAGAAGAGGCGAGCAGCCGGCCGAGGAGCAGCCCCCTTGCCCGGGCACGGGCGGGAGCGGCGGCGGCCGTCGGAGGAAGCGGCCGGTGCAGCGGGGCAAGCCGCCCTATTCCTACATCGCCCTGATCGCCATGGCCATCGCCAACGCGCCCGAGCGGCGGCTGACGCTGGGCGGCATCTACAAGTTCATCACCGAGCGCTTCCCCTTCTACCGCGAGAACCCCAAGAAGTGGCAGAACTCCATCCGCCACAACCTGACCCTCAACGACTGCTTCGTCAAGATCCCCCGCGAGCCGGGCCACCCGGGCAAGGGCAACTACTGGACCCTCGACCCCGCCGCCGAGGACATGTTCGACAACGGCTCCTTCCTGCGCCGGAGGAAGCGCTTCAAGCGCACCGACCTCACCACCTACCCGGGCTACGTGCACAGCGCCAGCGCCTTCACCCCCAACCCGGGGCCCGTCGCCCGGCCGGGCCCTTGCAACGGCTCCGCGGCCGTGGGCTACCCGAGCCCCGGGGGCGGCCCCCTCTATTCGCCCGGGGTCGCCTACGGCACCCAACTGCCCGGCCTGCCCCAGTACCCGGGCACGGTGGCGCTCCCGCCGCGGATGTTCAGCATCGACAGCCTCAtcagctcccagcagcagcagcagcaacagcagcagcagcagcagcaacaacaacaacaagcggcggcggcggcgcttcaAGCGTCCCCAGCGGGGACCGAGCTGGGCCACCCGGCTTTAGGCTTGAACGGCGCCGCCGCCGGTGAACTGGGCAGCTGCCACGTGGCTAACCCGGAGGCCTGTTTCCAGGCGCAGCCGGTCAGCCCGGGCTTGCTGGGCCGACAGCCCCCGGCCATGAGCTACCCGTACTCGGCCTCGCCGCCGGGCCCCCTGTCGGTGCCGCCGGGCGCCTATTCCCCTCCCAACGCGCAGCTCTACGGCGCCCCCAACCGGCTGGCGTTACCACCGGGGCGCCCGGCCACTGCCTGCGCCGAGCACGCGGAGCAACTGCTCGGCCTCGCTGCTTCCCAGCTGAACGGACTGGGCCAGTTCGGAGCGGGGCCCAATAACTCTTACATGAGGCAGCCCAGTTTCCCCGCCGGCCTGGAAAGGTACCTGTGA